The Winogradskyella schleiferi genome has a window encoding:
- the moaCB gene encoding bifunctional molybdenum cofactor biosynthesis protein MoaC/MoaB: MVDITHKIKTLRVATAEAIVKVSKQETIDALNNNAVPKGNVFEMAKTAGLFAVKTTHNVIPDCHPLPIEFTAITYKIEGLSVKISLTIKTIYKTGVEVEAMHGASVVALTMYDMLKPIDKQIEIGNIKLVEKSGGKSSFKTKHRSQLKASVIVCSDSISEGKKEDRAGKAIIEKLKQSAIKISNYDIIPDEIEAIRNKAILYSETSNLVIFTGGTGLSYRDVTPEALEPILERRIPGVEEAIRTYGQERMPYAMLSRSVAGTIGDCLILALPGSTNGAKESMDAVFPHLTHVFKILKGQQH; the protein is encoded by the coding sequence ATGGTAGATATCACACATAAAATTAAAACGCTTCGGGTTGCCACAGCAGAAGCCATTGTAAAAGTGAGTAAGCAAGAAACAATCGATGCGCTCAACAACAATGCTGTGCCAAAAGGAAACGTTTTTGAAATGGCTAAAACCGCTGGATTGTTTGCGGTAAAAACCACACATAATGTGATTCCTGATTGCCATCCTTTGCCGATTGAATTTACGGCAATCACTTATAAAATTGAAGGTTTAAGTGTGAAAATCAGCCTTACCATAAAGACCATTTATAAAACAGGTGTTGAGGTGGAGGCCATGCATGGAGCTTCTGTTGTAGCATTGACCATGTACGATATGTTAAAGCCTATTGATAAACAAATTGAAATAGGAAACATAAAATTAGTAGAAAAAAGTGGAGGTAAAAGCAGTTTTAAAACGAAGCATCGATCACAATTAAAAGCGAGTGTTATTGTGTGTTCCGACTCAATTTCTGAAGGTAAAAAGGAAGATAGAGCAGGAAAAGCAATTATTGAGAAGTTGAAACAAAGCGCTATTAAAATCAGCAATTATGATATTATTCCTGATGAAATAGAAGCCATACGAAACAAAGCAATTTTATATTCCGAAACGTCCAATCTAGTCATATTTACGGGAGGAACTGGCTTATCTTATAGAGACGTTACACCTGAAGCATTAGAGCCTATTTTAGAACGAAGAATCCCTGGCGTGGAAGAAGCCATTAGAACTTATGGACAAGAACGCATGCCTTATGCCATGTTATCTCGAAGCGTTGCCGGGACAATTGGCGATTGCCTAATTTTGGCATTACCAGGTTCTACCAATGGTGCAAAAGAATCCATGGACGCTGTTTTTCCGCACTTAACACATGTGTTCAAAATACTAAAAGGCCAACAACATTAA
- the moaA gene encoding GTP 3',8-cyclase MoaA: MQKQDNILTDTLGRKHNYLRISLTEKCNLRCTYCMPSEGVQLTPRQHLMNADEVFEIAKVFVANGVDKIRLTGGEPLVRKDFSEILKRLSTLNTILSITTNGILVDRFIDDFKTYGLNNINVSLDTLNEEKFNHITRRDQFTEAYNNIHLLIENGFKVKLNVVLIKGFNDNEITDFIKLTKDLPISIRFIEFMPFDGNNWNKSKLVTQHEILEQTTHYFGANQLIKLQNEQNFTSRSYKIIGYKGQFGIISSVSNPFCDGCNRIRLTANGKIKNCLFSNNETDILTALRNQESIEDYIAEAIYKKLPVRGGMDSFELFNDPKQHSKNRSMITIGG; encoded by the coding sequence ATGCAAAAACAAGACAACATTTTAACCGATACTTTAGGTAGAAAACACAACTACCTAAGAATTTCGTTGACCGAAAAATGCAATTTGCGTTGTACCTATTGTATGCCGTCCGAAGGTGTACAATTAACACCAAGGCAACATTTAATGAATGCAGATGAAGTCTTTGAAATTGCAAAAGTGTTTGTCGCAAATGGCGTCGATAAAATCAGGTTAACAGGTGGAGAACCACTCGTTAGAAAAGATTTTTCCGAAATTTTAAAGCGTTTATCCACTTTAAATACTATACTATCCATTACCACAAACGGCATTCTTGTGGATAGATTTATTGATGATTTTAAAACTTATGGACTCAACAATATCAATGTGAGTTTAGACACTTTAAATGAAGAAAAATTCAATCACATAACCAGACGAGATCAATTTACAGAGGCCTATAATAACATCCATTTACTTATTGAAAATGGTTTTAAAGTCAAATTAAACGTTGTCCTGATTAAAGGATTTAACGATAATGAAATTACTGATTTTATTAAGCTCACCAAAGACTTACCGATTTCAATTCGCTTTATAGAGTTTATGCCATTTGATGGTAATAACTGGAATAAATCCAAATTGGTGACACAACATGAAATTCTGGAACAAACAACACATTATTTTGGGGCGAATCAACTCATAAAATTGCAGAATGAACAAAATTTCACGTCAAGGAGTTATAAAATTATTGGTTACAAAGGCCAATTCGGAATTATTAGTTCGGTGAGTAATCCGTTTTGTGATGGTTGTAATAGAATTCGTTTAACGGCCAATGGCAAGATAAAAAATTGCCTGTTTTCAAATAACGAAACCGATATACTGACCGCTTTAAGAAATCAAGAATCCATTGAAGACTATATAGCCGAAGCAATTTATAAAAAATTACCAGTACGAGGAGGCATGGATAGTTTTGAATTGTTCAATGACCCAAAACAACACTCTAAAAACAGGAGTATGATTACAATTGGGGGATAG
- a CDS encoding precorrin-2 dehydrogenase/sirohydrochlorin ferrochelatase family protein, with protein MERNELYPIFVKVHQLNVLIVGGGNVGLEKLSFLLKSSPNANVEVVSIAFMQELKDLASKHPTVQLTAKAYDITDLEKRHLVIGCTDNLDVNLQINKEAKAKCLLVNIADTPDQCDYYLGGIVTKGHVKIAISTNGKSPTTAKRIRQFLDDVIPEDINEMVLNLNEFRKSIKGNFEEKVEKMNQVTRDLVNKKK; from the coding sequence ATGGAAAGAAATGAATTATACCCAATATTTGTAAAAGTACACCAACTGAATGTGCTCATTGTTGGTGGTGGAAATGTTGGTTTAGAGAAACTCTCTTTTCTTTTAAAATCGAGTCCGAATGCCAATGTGGAAGTGGTTTCCATTGCGTTTATGCAAGAGCTAAAAGACTTGGCCAGCAAGCATCCAACGGTTCAATTAACAGCGAAAGCTTATGACATTACAGATTTGGAAAAAAGACATTTGGTAATTGGTTGTACCGATAATCTGGATGTGAATTTACAAATCAACAAAGAGGCCAAAGCTAAATGTTTGTTAGTAAATATAGCTGATACACCAGACCAATGCGATTATTATTTAGGAGGCATCGTCACCAAAGGTCATGTGAAAATTGCTATTTCTACCAACGGAAAATCGCCAACAACAGCAAAACGTATCCGACAGTTTTTAGATGATGTTATACCAGAAGATATCAATGAAATGGTTCTCAATCTCAACGAATTTAGAAAATCAATAAAAGGCAATTTTGAAGAAAAAGTCGAAAAAATGAATCAGGTGACGAGAGACTTGGTCAATAAAAAAAAGTAA
- a CDS encoding winged helix-turn-helix domain-containing protein, with product MEIKSRLWIEKEGQPFIGYGRIKLLKAVDKTASISAAAKTLKMSYKKAWNLLNEIETLADQPVLVTNIGGKNGGGTKVTEYGKSLIRQFETLNENCIDFLEEQYKKLTL from the coding sequence ATGGAAATAAAATCTAGACTTTGGATAGAAAAAGAGGGCCAACCATTTATAGGTTACGGACGCATTAAATTATTGAAAGCTGTCGATAAAACAGCCTCTATAAGTGCAGCTGCAAAAACATTAAAAATGTCCTATAAAAAAGCATGGAACTTACTCAATGAGATAGAAACTTTGGCGGATCAACCTGTTTTGGTAACGAACATAGGTGGAAAAAATGGCGGCGGAACAAAAGTTACAGAGTATGGGAAATCCTTAATTCGTCAATTTGAAACGCTAAATGAAAACTGTATCGATTTTTTAGAAGAGCAATATAAAAAGTTAACGCTATGA
- a CDS encoding HesA/MoeB/ThiF family protein, which yields MERYKRQIQLPQVGETGQQKLKNAKILVVGAGGLGCAILPYLTASGIETIGIIDGDTIDESNLHRQILYTEKTVNQQKVTVAKTQLEALNSNVKIQVYKYYLSGENAIEIFKIYDIIVDATDSIQTRYLINDACIIADKPFVYGSIYRFEGQVSVFNYKNGPTYRCLFKNNNTKINNCEDAGVLGTTVGFIGMLQANEVIKMVLETGDILSGKLLIYNTLNNTQNSINFNKTETKIIDEAFFNSEYKTHKIEAICVSEAISKKTIFIDVRELHETPKLTLPNSIQMPLSVLETELKKLDKNKSYAIFCQSGRRSLEAIKILKQHRFSDVKNISGGAIKIQNDIENEKCIY from the coding sequence TTGGAACGCTATAAACGACAAATACAATTACCACAAGTTGGGGAAACTGGACAACAAAAACTAAAAAACGCAAAAATATTAGTTGTTGGCGCAGGAGGTTTGGGATGTGCAATTTTGCCGTATTTAACGGCTTCGGGAATTGAAACCATCGGAATAATAGATGGCGACACCATTGATGAAAGTAACTTGCATCGCCAGATTTTATATACCGAAAAAACAGTAAACCAGCAAAAAGTAACAGTCGCTAAAACACAGCTGGAAGCTTTGAATTCTAATGTAAAAATTCAAGTTTATAAATACTATTTATCTGGCGAAAATGCCATAGAAATTTTTAAAATCTATGATATTATTGTTGATGCAACAGATAGCATTCAAACCAGATATCTTATAAATGACGCTTGTATCATTGCGGACAAACCTTTTGTTTATGGTTCCATTTATCGATTTGAAGGACAAGTTTCGGTTTTCAATTATAAAAACGGACCAACCTATCGATGTTTATTTAAAAATAATAATACCAAAATAAATAACTGTGAAGATGCTGGTGTTTTAGGCACTACTGTTGGTTTTATCGGCATGCTTCAAGCTAATGAAGTTATTAAAATGGTATTAGAAACAGGTGACATATTATCTGGAAAATTACTTATTTATAACACTTTAAATAACACGCAGAATAGTATCAATTTCAATAAAACGGAAACTAAAATTATTGACGAAGCATTTTTTAATTCAGAATATAAAACGCATAAGATAGAAGCTATATGTGTAAGTGAAGCGATTTCAAAAAAGACCATTTTCATAGATGTTCGAGAGTTGCATGAAACTCCAAAATTAACATTGCCAAACAGCATCCAGATGCCATTATCGGTTTTAGAAACGGAATTAAAAAAATTAGATAAAAACAAAAGTTACGCCATTTTTTGCCAAAGCGGAAGACGAAGTTTAGAAGCTATCAAAATATTAAAACAGCATCGATTTAGCGATGTAAAGAACATTTCAGGAGGTGCAATTAAAATTCAAAATGATATAGAAAATGAAAAATGTATTTATTAA
- the mobA gene encoding molybdenum cofactor guanylyltransferase, with amino-acid sequence MHTKNDISVYILCGGLSTRMQEEKGLVVFKGKTFIEHIIEAVKPITQNIVLVTKNEKYKQFGFPLVADIYENKGPVGAIYSALNHSKDEFNLILSCDIPNITTTVLNNYLLKTISESEISYLVDNQSEYPLIGVYSKKTTSTFKDAIANNELKLLDLIKSLDYNIITIRTKDRNAVKNVNSKEELQHLSLKK; translated from the coding sequence ATGCATACTAAAAACGATATATCAGTTTATATTTTGTGTGGAGGTTTAAGTACACGTATGCAAGAGGAGAAAGGTTTGGTTGTTTTTAAAGGAAAAACGTTTATAGAACATATTATTGAGGCCGTAAAACCCATAACCCAAAACATAGTTTTAGTAACCAAAAACGAAAAGTATAAGCAATTTGGTTTTCCGTTAGTTGCAGATATTTATGAAAACAAAGGCCCTGTTGGCGCAATTTATTCGGCTTTAAATCATTCAAAAGATGAATTTAATTTAATTCTGAGTTGTGATATTCCGAATATAACTACGACGGTTTTGAATAACTATTTATTGAAAACTATTAGCGAAAGTGAAATTTCGTATTTAGTGGATAATCAAAGCGAATATCCATTAATTGGCGTGTATTCAAAAAAAACAACTTCAACATTTAAAGATGCTATAGCAAATAATGAATTAAAACTTTTAGACTTAATAAAGTCTCTAGATTATAACATTATTACAATTAGAACGAAAGATAGAAACGCAGTAAAAAATGTAAATTCAAAAGAAGAATTACAACATTTATCACTGAAAAAATAA
- a CDS encoding formylglycine-generating enzyme family protein, which yields MNTLNKASRLLLIVLSISCFNCKNDTNKKPTEKSSPIVTKTTNHELLIVKPENINTPEGMVWVEGKTFTQGAKPSDQFAMIREKPAHQVKVDGFFIDVTEVTNKEFKAFVDATDYVTVAERPIDWEEMKKELPEGIAKPHDSILQPGSLIFNKDVNAVANMDNYSQWWTWKIGANWRQPEGPNSSIEGRDNFPVVHIALEDAEAYCKWANRRLPTEAEWESAAQGNATDNIFTWGNDPEILIDKANTWQGTFPVKNESVDGFELIAPVKSYEPNSIGIYDMMGNVWELTSDLFNVNYYKDIDTSEPLINPQGAKTAYSPSNPYQAERVIKGGSFLCHASYCASFRISARMGMSPDSGSDHAGFRTVATVEMLQD from the coding sequence ATGAATACCCTAAATAAAGCATCCCGATTACTCCTAATCGTTTTATCAATATCCTGCTTCAATTGTAAAAATGACACCAATAAAAAGCCAACTGAAAAAAGCAGTCCAATAGTTACGAAGACTACAAATCATGAGCTTCTAATTGTAAAGCCCGAAAACATAAACACTCCTGAAGGCATGGTTTGGGTTGAGGGAAAAACATTTACACAAGGTGCTAAACCAAGCGATCAATTTGCTATGATACGCGAAAAACCGGCACACCAAGTTAAGGTTGATGGCTTTTTTATCGATGTCACCGAAGTTACCAATAAAGAATTTAAAGCTTTTGTTGATGCCACAGATTATGTCACTGTTGCCGAACGACCAATAGATTGGGAAGAAATGAAAAAAGAGCTACCTGAGGGTATCGCCAAACCTCATGATTCCATCTTACAACCAGGAAGTTTAATATTTAATAAGGATGTGAATGCGGTTGCGAATATGGATAATTACAGCCAATGGTGGACCTGGAAAATCGGCGCCAATTGGAGACAACCTGAAGGTCCAAACAGCTCAATTGAAGGACGTGATAATTTTCCAGTTGTCCATATTGCTTTAGAAGATGCCGAAGCCTATTGCAAATGGGCAAACCGACGTTTACCGACCGAAGCCGAATGGGAATCTGCAGCCCAAGGGAATGCAACCGATAATATATTTACTTGGGGAAATGATCCTGAAATTCTAATCGATAAAGCTAATACATGGCAAGGCACATTTCCTGTTAAGAATGAAAGTGTCGATGGTTTTGAATTGATTGCTCCAGTAAAATCATACGAACCCAATAGTATTGGAATTTATGATATGATGGGTAATGTATGGGAACTGACCAGTGATCTTTTTAATGTGAATTATTATAAGGACATTGACACGTCAGAGCCACTGATTAATCCGCAAGGTGCAAAAACAGCCTATAGCCCATCGAATCCGTATCAGGCAGAGCGTGTTATAAAAGGCGGTTCTTTTTTATGCCATGCCTCGTATTGCGCTAGTTTTAGGATTTCAGCTCGTATGGGAATGAGTCCAGATTCAGGATCTGACCATGCTGGTTTTAGAACTGTTGCTACGGTTGAGATGCTTCAGGATTAA
- a CDS encoding sulfite exporter TauE/SafE family protein, translating into MNEMAPEIWVFFSVALIGIAFLYASVGHGGASGYIALMAAFSFPVDFIKPTALILNIFISGISFWYFKKHSHFNWNLFYPFAIASVPAAFLGGYISIDAQVYKIIMAFFLFVAILRILFFSNENRENQTPFKIHLALFIGFLIGLFSGMIGIGGGIILSPIVILLGWGNMKEVAAVSALFIFANSIAGISGYSFNNYVELDSFKLIPIALIGGFFGAVYGSHKISNTVLKYILTVVLLIACFKLTFI; encoded by the coding sequence ATGAATGAAATGGCACCAGAAATATGGGTCTTTTTTTCCGTGGCATTAATAGGCATTGCGTTTCTTTATGCCAGTGTCGGACATGGAGGTGCAAGTGGCTACATTGCACTGATGGCAGCATTTTCATTTCCTGTGGACTTCATAAAACCAACAGCATTAATCTTAAACATTTTTATTTCCGGAATTTCATTTTGGTATTTTAAAAAACACAGTCATTTTAATTGGAATCTATTTTATCCTTTTGCCATAGCATCGGTTCCAGCGGCATTTTTAGGCGGTTATATTTCTATTGATGCTCAGGTCTATAAAATAATTATGGCGTTTTTTTTGTTCGTTGCTATTCTCAGAATCCTGTTTTTCTCAAATGAAAACAGAGAAAACCAAACTCCTTTTAAAATCCATCTGGCTTTATTCATTGGCTTTTTAATTGGTCTATTTTCGGGAATGATTGGCATCGGAGGAGGCATTATTTTAAGTCCTATCGTTATTCTATTGGGTTGGGGAAATATGAAAGAAGTGGCTGCTGTATCTGCGCTATTTATTTTTGCGAATTCCATTGCAGGTATTTCTGGTTATTCTTTTAATAATTACGTTGAATTGGATTCGTTTAAATTAATCCCAATAGCATTAATTGGTGGTTTTTTTGGCGCTGTTTATGGAAGTCATAAAATTTCGAATACCGTTTTAAAATATATTCTAACCGTCGTTTTATTAATCGCCTGTTTTAAACTAACATTTATATAA
- a CDS encoding MoaD/ThiS family protein: MAVIKYYGAIAEAVKCSEEQMAVADLNISDCMALLKEKYNLHALEVSIALNQNLVEMDSTIKLTDSDEIALLPPFAGG; the protein is encoded by the coding sequence ATGGCAGTTATAAAATATTATGGTGCAATTGCAGAAGCAGTAAAATGTAGTGAAGAACAAATGGCTGTGGCAGATTTAAATATTTCAGATTGTATGGCGCTTTTAAAGGAAAAATACAATCTTCACGCACTGGAAGTTTCAATAGCATTAAATCAAAACTTAGTAGAAATGGACAGTACAATTAAATTAACGGATAGTGACGAAATAGCGTTGCTACCACCATTTGCAGGAGGCTGA
- the metF gene encoding methylenetetrahydrofolate reductase [NAD(P)H], which produces MKVTEHIKNANGKTLFSFEIIPPKKGNSIQQLYNNIDPLMEFNPPFIDVTTSREEYLYIKKDGLLDRKITRMRPGTVGICAAIKHKYDIDTVPHVLCGGFTKEETEYLLVDCHYLGIENVMALRGDAMKHQQYFEACDGGHQFAKGLVSQIQNLNKGKYLHDVLEADDKSDFCIGVAGYPEKHIEAPSLKTDLKRLKEKVDAGADYVVTQMFFDNKKFFEFVEAAKAEGINVPIIPGIKPIAVKRHLQLLPQVFKIDLPQDLIESVENCKTNQDVRQVGIEWAIEQSKELQNAGVPVLHYYSMGKSDNVKAIASALF; this is translated from the coding sequence ATGAAAGTAACAGAACACATAAAAAACGCTAACGGAAAAACCTTATTTTCCTTTGAAATAATTCCACCAAAAAAGGGAAATAGCATTCAGCAATTATATAATAATATTGATCCTTTAATGGAATTCAATCCTCCGTTTATTGATGTAACAACGTCCAGAGAAGAATATCTTTATATTAAAAAAGATGGGCTTTTGGATCGAAAAATCACACGAATGCGACCAGGAACCGTTGGTATTTGTGCAGCCATAAAGCATAAATATGACATAGATACGGTTCCACATGTGTTGTGTGGAGGATTTACAAAGGAAGAAACCGAATATCTGCTCGTCGATTGCCATTATTTAGGGATTGAAAATGTGATGGCTTTGCGTGGTGATGCCATGAAGCATCAACAATATTTTGAAGCGTGTGATGGTGGACACCAATTTGCAAAAGGTTTGGTGAGTCAGATTCAAAACCTGAACAAAGGGAAATATTTACACGACGTGCTTGAAGCCGATGATAAATCCGATTTTTGTATTGGTGTTGCTGGTTATCCCGAAAAACATATAGAAGCACCTTCCCTAAAAACCGATTTAAAACGTTTAAAAGAAAAGGTGGATGCAGGAGCGGATTATGTCGTCACTCAAATGTTTTTTGATAATAAAAAGTTTTTCGAATTTGTTGAAGCCGCAAAAGCTGAAGGGATAAATGTGCCTATTATTCCTGGTATAAAACCTATTGCTGTGAAGCGACACTTACAATTGTTACCTCAAGTTTTTAAAATAGATTTACCACAGGATTTAATTGAAAGTGTTGAAAATTGTAAAACAAATCAAGACGTAAGACAGGTTGGTATTGAATGGGCAATAGAACAATCTAAAGAGCTTCAAAACGCTGGTGTGCCTGTTTTACATTATTATTCTATGGGGAAAAGTGATAATGTGAAAGCTATTGCTTCTGCTTTGTTTTAA
- a CDS encoding molybdenum cofactor biosynthesis protein MoaE produces MKNVFIKGPITPEFIADAIAKHQTKHNIGAHNIFLGQVRADEIKNKTVAGIDFTCYEDMANPILEGIREKAFKTFNLTCMHIYHSLGEIKVGEICFFVFVSAKHSKEVYDATEYLVNIVKKKVPLFGKEIFDDDSHQWKVNK; encoded by the coding sequence ATGAAAAATGTATTTATTAAAGGTCCAATAACACCAGAATTTATTGCAGATGCTATTGCCAAACACCAAACCAAGCACAACATTGGTGCGCACAATATTTTCTTGGGTCAAGTTAGGGCAGATGAAATTAAAAATAAAACCGTTGCTGGAATAGATTTTACGTGTTACGAAGACATGGCAAATCCAATATTGGAAGGTATCCGTGAAAAAGCATTTAAAACCTTCAATTTAACCTGCATGCATATTTACCATAGTTTGGGCGAAATAAAAGTAGGCGAGATTTGCTTTTTTGTGTTTGTTTCGGCAAAACACAGTAAGGAGGTTTATGATGCAACGGAATATCTTGTCAATATCGTAAAAAAGAAAGTGCCTTTATTTGGAAAGGAGATTTTTGACGACGATTCACATCAATGGAAAGTGAACAAATAA